In Sphingobacterium sp. SRCM116780, the genomic stretch AGGTTTCGGCACTTCTGCTAATCATGTTGGAGTTTTACCAAAAGAAGTTTGCGGTACAATAGCAGGGTCATGGGGATTTGATATCAAAGACAGAAAGCAAAAGACGTTTCAAGAAGTATTACATTACCTCGTGAAAGCTGCTGGACATGGTGCTAACCTGTTGCTAAATGTAGGACCTATGCCAAATGGGGAAATCCAAGACTATCAACAAGTGCGATTAGGAGAATTGGGTACTTGGTTAGCATCTTATGGAGAAACGATCTACGGTACTGCTGGCTTGGGTGTAGCAGCTTCTAACGAATATGCTTTAACACAAAAAGAAAACAAAATCTTTATCCATGTCTTAAAACCAGAATTGACAACTATTGTCATTCCTACACTGGGTATAAAAATCAAGTCATTAAAAACATTTATTGATAATCGTTCTGTGACTTATAAAATAAAAGGAGAAAATATAAAGATCAATATTCCAACACATCAGGAACAAAATGATCTTGTTTTAACATTAACAACAAAATAATATGTCAAAATTGCAAAATAAAGTAGCTGTCATTACAGGAGGAGGAAGTGGAATTGGTCGTGCCATTAGTTTACTCTTTGCAGAAGAAGGAGCTATAGTTCATATCTTAGATCTGAATACAGAGGGAGGAGAAGCTGTAATTGCCGAAATAGAAAACAAAGGGGGTAAAGGCTTTGTTCATGCCTGTAATGTCAGTATTCAGGAGGAAGTATTATCAATCATTAAAACAATTGATAAAATAGATATTTTAGTCAATAACGCAGGTATAGCGCATGTTGGTAACCTTGAGAATTGTGCTACTGAAGATTTCGAACGCATATTTAATGTGAATGTAAAAGGGGCTTACAATGCTTTATACGCAGTAATTCCAACGATGAAAAAGAATGGAGGAGGAGCGATCTTAAATTTAGCTTCTATAGCAGCTTGGGTAGGTATAAGTGATCGTTTTGCTTATTCAATGAGTAAAGGAGCTATTTTTGCGATGTCACTTTCTGTGGCACGTGATTATATGGCTGATGGCATTCGATGCAATAGTATTTCACCTGCACGTGTGCACACGCCATTTGTAGATGGTTTTATTGCAAAGAATTATCCAGGACAGGAAGCAGAGATCTTCGAAAAACTGTCAAAGAGCCAACCTATTGGACGTATGGCAAAGCCAGAAGAAATTGCTAAATTGGCTTTGTTTTTATGTAGTGATGATGCTGGTTTTATCACAGGTAATGACTATCCTATTGATGGAGGTTTTATTAAACTAAATAATTAAGAGAAAAGCAATGTGGATGATCTGTAGTCATCGCTAAAAAATAAAGAAACTATGAAATTAATACGTTTTGGAGCAGCTGGAAAAGAGAAAATTGGTGTTCAGATTGATGGAATAAATTATGATACTTCAGCTTTCGGAGGTGATTATAATGAATCTTTCTTCGAGAATGACGGTATCGCTGCATTGGAAGAATTTGTTAAAGCAAATAAAGGTAAACTGATACCTGTACCTGATAATGAAAGAATAGGCGCACCGTTTGCAAGACCTTCTAAAATCGTTTGTATTGGTTTGAATTATAAGGACCATGCTGAAGAAACAGGAGCTGCAATACCTGCGGAACCGATTATTTTTATGAAATCAACAACGTCTCTAATTGGTCCTTATGACCAAGTGATGATTCCTCGTGATTCTGTAAAAACAGATTGGGAAGTAGAATTTGGTATTGTGATTGGCAAAAAAGCATCTTATGTAAAAGAATCTGAGGCTTTGGATTATGTTGCAGGATATGTATTGCATAATGATGTCTCTGAGCGTGAATACCAATTAGAACGCGGGGGTACTTGGGACAAGGGAAAAGGCTGTGATACCTTTGCGCCTATGGGACCTTATCTGACAACTAAAGATGAAATCAAAGATATCAATGATGTAAATATTTGGTTGAAAGTAAACGGTAAGGTATACCAAAACGGGAGCACGAAAAATCTCATCTTCTCTGTACCATTTGTTGTGAGTTACGTATCTCAATTTATGACCTTGTTACCTGGTGATGTCATTTCCACAGGAACTCCAGCAGGTGTGGGATTAGGTTTTAATCCACCAATTTATTTGAAAGCTGGTGATGTAATTGAGCTTGGTGCTGACGGTTTAGGTGAATCTCGTCAGGAAGTTATTGAATATTCAGGAAAGTAAGACATTCCCATGCGTATAGATGCTCATCAACATTTTTGGCAGTTTGACCCAATCCGTGATAATTGGATCACGGATAAGATGAAAGTATTGCAGAAAGATTTTCTACCATTGGATTTGAAATTTCTTTTAGAGAGGAATGGTATTGATGGCTGTATTGCTGTACAAGCGGATCAATCAGCTGCAGAGACGAAATTTTTAGTACAGCAAGCTAAAGACTATTCATTTGTAAAAGGAGTAGTAGGATGGGTGGATTTAGGTGCTGAAGATATTGATGAGCAATTAACCCAATATAAAGAAGAACCTATTATTAAAGGCTTTAGACATATTGTGGAAGGGGAAGAAGATGCTGATTTTCTTATTCGTGATGCTATCTTAAATGGATTTGAATTTTTGACTAAACATGATTATACATACGATCTATTGATTCGTCCTCGTCATTATACAGCGACGACTGTTTGTGTTCGTGCAAATCCAAATCAAAAGTTCATTTTGGATCATATTGCAAAACCTCCGATTAAATCGAAAGAGTTTGAGGAATGGGCATTATTTATTGAAGAATTGTCTGGTTTTTCAAATGTCAGTTGTAAAGTTTCTGGATTAGCAACAGAAGCAGATTGGAAAAACTGGCATCTGGATGATTTTAGTCAATATTTAGATCATGTATTCCACTCTTTTGGAAAAGAACGTGTTCTGTTTGGCTCAGATTGGCCAGTATGCTTATTGGCTGCTTCTTATGAAGAAAGTGTGGCTATTGTTGAATCTAAGTTAACAGATTTCACGGTTGCAGAAAAAGAATCTTTTTGGGGCTTAAATGCTATCAAAATCTATAATTTGTAAAGATTACTTATATGAATCTAAATTTAAAAGATAAAGTTGTTATTGTAACAGGTGGTGCAAAAGGAATTGGTAAAGCTATTGTTTTAGGATTAGCTCAAGAAGGTGCTATTCCTGTTATTGTGGGACGTAAGCAGGAAGACAATGACATTGTTCAACGAGAGGTCGAAGCACTTGGTGGACAGGCGTATTCGGTAGAGGCTGAGCTTTCAGATCCTGAAGCTTGTCGAATGGCTGTAGCACAAACTTTGACAAAGTTTGGAAGAATAGATGGGTTGGTCAATAATGCGGGTGTTAATGACGGTGTCGGATTGTCATCTGGTAATTATGAAAAATTTATCGCTTCTTTGCATAAAAACTTAGTTCACTATTATTTAATGGCGCATCATGCACTGGATGCATTGATTGCAGCAAAAGGAAGTATTGTTAATATTAGTTCAAAAACAGCTGAAACAGGACAGGGTAATACTTCGGCTTATGCAGCATCCAATGGAGGCCGAAATGCACTGACCAGAGAATGGGCTGTCGAATTACTTCCGTATAGTATACGTGTAAATGCAATTGTGGTAGCAGAATGTGCAACGCCACAATATGATAGCTGGATACAGACTTTAACGAATCCAGAGGAAATATTAAAGAAAATCACTGATCGTATTCCTTTAGAGCATCGGATGACTACAGCTGAAGAAATTGCACATACTGCTTTATTTCTGTTATCGGATAAATCAAGTCATACAACGGGGCAGTTGATTCACGTGGATGGGGGTTATGTGCATCTGGATCGTTCTATTATTTCTGAAAAATAAACGATAACATAATTATTAATACGAAAAAGGGCTTTTAATAAAAATTAAAAGCCCTTTTTATACGTTTGATTTCAGATTAGCTTAATTTACCAACTTCTTGAACCAAATCAACGATTTTATTTGAATAACCCCACTCGTTGTCATACCAAGATACAACTTTAACGAAATTGTCATTCAATGAAATACCAGCTTTAGCATCGAAGATAGAAGTACGTGCATCACCTAAGAAATCAGAAGAAACAACTTCATCTTCTGTATAACCTAAGATACCTTTCAATTCACCTTCAGAAGCTGCTTTCATCGCTGCTTTGATATCTTCATAAGAAGCCGCTTTTTCTAAACGTACTGTTAAATCAACAACAGAAACGTCAGCAGTAGGTACACGTAAAGACATTCCAGTTAATTTACCTTTTAATTCTGGTAATACTAAACCAACTGCTTTAGCTGCACCAGTAGAAGAAGGAATAATGTTTTGGTAAGCACCACGTCCACCTCTCCAGTCTTTAGCAGAAGGGCCATCAACTGTTTTTTGAGTCGCTGTAACTGCATGTACAGTTGTCATTAAACCTTCAACAATACCGAATTTATCATTCAATACTTTAGCAACAGGTGCTAAACAGTTTGTTGTACAAGATGCGTTAGAAACGATATGTTGATCTGCTTTTAATTCTTTATGATTAACACCCATAACAAAAGTAGGAGTATCATCTTTTGCAGGAGCTGACATAACAACTTTTTTTGCACCAGCATCAATGTGTTTTTGTGCTAATTCTTGTGTTAAGAAGAAACCAGTCGATTCGATGATAACTTCAGCACCAACTTCATTCCATTTTAAGTTGATTGGATCTTTTTCTGCTGTAACACGAATCGTTTTACCGTTAACAACTAAATGTCCATTAACAACTTCTACAGTACCATCAAATTTACCGTGTGTTGAATCGTATTTCAACATATACGCCATATAATCTGGCTCTACTAAGTCATTGATACCAACAACTTCAACATCTGGACGATTTACCGCAGCTCTGAATGCTAAACGACCAATACGGCCAAATCCGTTAATTCCAATTTTCATATTATTAATTTTTATTGATATAATACTTGATAAGATT encodes the following:
- a CDS encoding SDR family NAD(P)-dependent oxidoreductase; this encodes MSKLQNKVAVITGGGSGIGRAISLLFAEEGAIVHILDLNTEGGEAVIAEIENKGGKGFVHACNVSIQEEVLSIIKTIDKIDILVNNAGIAHVGNLENCATEDFERIFNVNVKGAYNALYAVIPTMKKNGGGAILNLASIAAWVGISDRFAYSMSKGAIFAMSLSVARDYMADGIRCNSISPARVHTPFVDGFIAKNYPGQEAEIFEKLSKSQPIGRMAKPEEIAKLALFLCSDDAGFITGNDYPIDGGFIKLNN
- a CDS encoding fumarylacetoacetate hydrolase family protein gives rise to the protein MKLIRFGAAGKEKIGVQIDGINYDTSAFGGDYNESFFENDGIAALEEFVKANKGKLIPVPDNERIGAPFARPSKIVCIGLNYKDHAEETGAAIPAEPIIFMKSTTSLIGPYDQVMIPRDSVKTDWEVEFGIVIGKKASYVKESEALDYVAGYVLHNDVSEREYQLERGGTWDKGKGCDTFAPMGPYLTTKDEIKDINDVNIWLKVNGKVYQNGSTKNLIFSVPFVVSYVSQFMTLLPGDVISTGTPAGVGLGFNPPIYLKAGDVIELGADGLGESRQEVIEYSGK
- a CDS encoding amidohydrolase family protein: MRIDAHQHFWQFDPIRDNWITDKMKVLQKDFLPLDLKFLLERNGIDGCIAVQADQSAAETKFLVQQAKDYSFVKGVVGWVDLGAEDIDEQLTQYKEEPIIKGFRHIVEGEEDADFLIRDAILNGFEFLTKHDYTYDLLIRPRHYTATTVCVRANPNQKFILDHIAKPPIKSKEFEEWALFIEELSGFSNVSCKVSGLATEADWKNWHLDDFSQYLDHVFHSFGKERVLFGSDWPVCLLAASYEESVAIVESKLTDFTVAEKESFWGLNAIKIYNL
- a CDS encoding SDR family oxidoreductase; protein product: MNLNLKDKVVIVTGGAKGIGKAIVLGLAQEGAIPVIVGRKQEDNDIVQREVEALGGQAYSVEAELSDPEACRMAVAQTLTKFGRIDGLVNNAGVNDGVGLSSGNYEKFIASLHKNLVHYYLMAHHALDALIAAKGSIVNISSKTAETGQGNTSAYAASNGGRNALTREWAVELLPYSIRVNAIVVAECATPQYDSWIQTLTNPEEILKKITDRIPLEHRMTTAEEIAHTALFLLSDKSSHTTGQLIHVDGGYVHLDRSIISEK
- the gap gene encoding type I glyceraldehyde-3-phosphate dehydrogenase, which encodes MKIGINGFGRIGRLAFRAAVNRPDVEVVGINDLVEPDYMAYMLKYDSTHGKFDGTVEVVNGHLVVNGKTIRVTAEKDPINLKWNEVGAEVIIESTGFFLTQELAQKHIDAGAKKVVMSAPAKDDTPTFVMGVNHKELKADQHIVSNASCTTNCLAPVAKVLNDKFGIVEGLMTTVHAVTATQKTVDGPSAKDWRGGRGAYQNIIPSSTGAAKAVGLVLPELKGKLTGMSLRVPTADVSVVDLTVRLEKAASYEDIKAAMKAASEGELKGILGYTEDEVVSSDFLGDARTSIFDAKAGISLNDNFVKVVSWYDNEWGYSNKIVDLVQEVGKLS